A genomic stretch from Mycobacterium cookii includes:
- the ctaE gene encoding aa3-type cytochrome oxidase subunit III: MTSAVGTSGTAITARVHSLNRPNMVSVGTIVWLSSELMFFAGLFAFYFTARAQAAGNWPPPPTELNLYQAVPVTLVLIASSFTCQMGVFAAERGDVFGLRRWYALTFGMGLFFVLGQAYEYFHLVSHGTTIPSSAYGSVFYLATGFHGLHVIGGLIAFIFLLARTTMGKFTPAQATASIVVSYYWHFVDIVWIALFATIYFIR, from the coding sequence GTGACGAGTGCGGTCGGAACTTCGGGTACTGCAATCACGGCGCGAGTGCATTCGCTGAACCGCCCCAACATGGTGAGTGTTGGCACCATAGTGTGGCTTTCGAGCGAGTTGATGTTCTTTGCTGGATTGTTCGCGTTCTACTTCACCGCGCGCGCGCAGGCGGCCGGTAACTGGCCGCCCCCGCCGACCGAACTGAATCTGTATCAAGCCGTGCCGGTCACGCTGGTTTTGATCGCGTCGTCGTTCACGTGCCAGATGGGCGTGTTCGCGGCCGAGCGCGGCGACGTTTTCGGGCTGCGCCGGTGGTATGCGCTCACCTTCGGGATGGGGCTGTTCTTCGTGCTCGGGCAGGCCTACGAGTACTTCCACCTGGTGAGCCACGGGACCACGATCCCGAGCAGCGCCTACGGCAGCGTCTTCTACCTGGCCACCGGCTTCCACGGGCTGCACGTCATCGGCGGGCTGATCGCCTTCATCTTCCTGCTGGCGCGCACCACCATGGGCAAGTTCACCCCGGCGCAGGCGACCGCGTCGATCGTCGTGTCGTACTACTGGCACTTCGTCGACATCGTCTGGATCGCGCTCTTCGCCACGATCTACTTCATTCGATGA
- a CDS encoding glycosyltransferase family 4 protein: MSRVLLVTNDFPPRRGGIQSYLVELASRLAATGEHTLTVYAPQWKDADKFDADAAGYEVVRHPGTLMLPEPTVDRRMRRLIAERGIDTVWFGAAAPLGLLTQRARRAGARRVLASTHGHEVGWSMLPVARSVLRRIGDDTDVVTFVSRYTRGRFASAFGPNAALEHLPPGVDTDRFRPDAASRTELRARYGLGERPTVLCLSRLVPRKGQDMLIRALPTIRRRVDGAALVIAGGGPYLTALHELAERVGVSDHVVFTGGIPAADLPGYHAMADVFAMPCRTRGAGLDVEGLGIVFLEASATGVPVIAGSSGGAPETVQDNKTGMVVDGRSVDQIADAVSGLLSDPDRAAAMGAAGRDWVTAQWRWDDLAGRLADLIRG; encoded by the coding sequence GTGTCTCGGGTCCTGCTGGTAACCAACGATTTTCCGCCTCGGCGCGGCGGCATCCAGTCGTATCTGGTCGAGTTGGCTTCGCGGTTGGCGGCCACCGGCGAGCACACGCTGACGGTGTACGCGCCGCAGTGGAAGGACGCCGACAAGTTCGACGCCGACGCTGCCGGGTATGAAGTGGTGCGCCATCCCGGCACCCTGATGTTGCCCGAACCGACGGTCGACAGGCGGATGCGACGGCTGATCGCCGAGCGCGGCATCGACACCGTGTGGTTCGGTGCGGCCGCACCCTTGGGTCTACTGACGCAGCGGGCCCGTCGGGCCGGTGCGAGGCGGGTGCTGGCGAGCACCCACGGCCACGAGGTGGGCTGGTCGATGCTCCCGGTGGCAAGGTCGGTGCTGCGACGGATCGGCGACGACACCGACGTCGTCACGTTCGTCAGCCGTTACACCCGAGGGCGTTTCGCGTCGGCGTTCGGGCCCAACGCCGCATTGGAGCACTTGCCGCCGGGCGTCGACACCGACCGGTTTCGCCCTGATGCGGCAAGCCGCACCGAACTGCGCGCCCGCTACGGCCTGGGCGAACGGCCCACCGTGCTGTGCCTGTCCCGGCTGGTGCCGCGCAAGGGCCAGGACATGCTGATCCGGGCGTTGCCCACGATCAGACGCCGGGTCGACGGGGCCGCGCTGGTCATCGCGGGCGGCGGGCCGTACCTGACGGCCCTGCACGAGCTCGCCGAGCGCGTCGGCGTCAGTGACCACGTTGTCTTCACCGGTGGCATCCCCGCCGCCGATCTGCCCGGGTATCACGCGATGGCCGACGTCTTCGCGATGCCATGCCGCACCCGCGGAGCCGGACTCGATGTGGAGGGGCTGGGCATCGTGTTCCTGGAAGCCTCTGCCACCGGTGTCCCGGTGATCGCCGGATCGTCGGGCGGTGCACCGGAAACCGTGCAGGACAACAAGACTGGGATGGTGGTCGACGGTCGGTCGGTGGACCAGATCGCCGACGCCGTCAGCGGTTTGCTCAGCGACCCCGACCGCGCCGCCGCTATGGGTGCTGCCGGCCGGGATTGGGTGACCGCGCAGTGGCGTTGGGACGATCTGGCCGGCCGACTGGCCGACCTGATCCGCGGCTAA
- the trpD gene encoding anthranilate phosphoribosyltransferase: MTAPSSGSPQRPPEAALTWPRVLGVLTAGRDLPRGAAGWAMEQIMTGSATPAQIAAFAVALTMKAPTADEVAELADVMLTHARPLPTDRIGTDTVDVVGTGGDGVSTVNLSTMAAIVVAASGVPVVKHGNRASSSLAGGADTLEALGVRIDLSPDDVARGVAEVGIGFCFAPQFHPSYRHASATRREIGVPTVFNLLGPLTNPGRPRAGLIGCAFADLAEVMAGVFAARQSSVLVVHGDDGLDELTTTTTSTIWRVQAGTVDKIKFDPAGFGFARAALDDLRGGDAAANASEARSVLAGAKGPVRDAVVLNAAGAIVAHAGLSSRAEWLPAWEDGLRRAADAIDSGAAEQLLARWVRFGQQI; encoded by the coding sequence GTGACGGCGCCATCGTCTGGGTCCCCTCAGCGGCCCCCCGAGGCGGCGCTGACGTGGCCGCGGGTTCTCGGAGTTTTGACCGCCGGGCGGGATCTGCCCCGCGGTGCGGCCGGCTGGGCGATGGAACAGATCATGACCGGCTCGGCGACGCCCGCCCAGATCGCGGCTTTCGCCGTCGCACTCACGATGAAGGCGCCGACCGCGGACGAGGTGGCCGAGTTGGCCGACGTGATGCTTACGCACGCCCGTCCGCTGCCCACCGACCGGATCGGCACCGACACCGTCGACGTGGTCGGCACCGGCGGCGACGGGGTCAGCACCGTCAACTTGTCCACGATGGCGGCGATCGTGGTCGCGGCCAGCGGTGTCCCGGTGGTCAAACACGGCAATCGGGCATCGTCATCGCTGGCCGGCGGCGCCGACACGCTGGAAGCGCTCGGGGTGCGCATCGACCTGAGTCCGGACGACGTCGCGCGCGGCGTCGCCGAGGTCGGCATCGGGTTCTGCTTCGCGCCGCAGTTCCATCCGTCGTATCGGCACGCGTCGGCGACACGTCGCGAAATCGGTGTGCCCACAGTGTTCAATCTCCTTGGGCCACTGACCAATCCGGGACGGCCGCGGGCCGGGCTGATCGGCTGCGCGTTCGCCGACCTGGCCGAGGTGATGGCGGGGGTCTTCGCCGCGCGACAGTCCAGCGTGCTTGTGGTGCACGGCGACGACGGCCTCGACGAGCTGACCACCACGACGACCAGCACGATCTGGCGAGTGCAAGCGGGCACGGTGGACAAAATCAAATTCGATCCGGCCGGATTTGGTTTCGCACGAGCCGCTCTCGACGATTTGCGGGGCGGCGACGCGGCGGCCAACGCTTCGGAAGCCCGGTCGGTGCTGGCCGGGGCGAAAGGCCCGGTGCGGGACGCCGTCGTGCTCAACGCCGCGGGCGCGATCGTCGCGCACGCCGGGCTATCCAGCCGCGCCGAGTGGCTGCCGGCGTGGGAGGACGGGCTGCGCCGGGCTGCCGACGCCATCGACAGCGGCGCGGCCGAACAGCTGCTCGCGCGATGGGTGCGGTTCGGTCAGCAGATCTGA
- a CDS encoding AMP-dependent synthetase/ligase, whose translation MREITAPAPFTVGEHDNIVAAVFEHERNDPDAVIFQRLIDGTWTDVTCAAAAAQIRSTALGLIAEGVQAGDRVAIFSATRYEWAIIDFAILAVGAVTVPIYETSSAEQVRWVLTDSAAVVAFTETDQHASMVVELTGDLPELRRVLHIDGSGPKALEQLEQLGASVDPGELTARLEALRADHPATLIYTSGTTGRPKGCQLTHSNLVYETRGAKAVLPTLLHKGERLLVFLPLAHVLARALALCAFHNKVVVGFTSDIKNLVPMFAVFKPTVVVSVPRVFEKVYNTAAQNAANDGRGRIFDIAAQTAVDWSEASDKGGPSLLLRAKHAVFDRLVYHKLRAALGGDCRASVSGGAPLGARLGHFYRGVGLTIYEGYGLTETSAAITVNQVDALKIGTVGKLLPGNSIRIADDGELLLRGGVVFDGYWHNEQATSEAIEDGWFKTGDLGAVDEQGFLTITGRKKELIVTAGGKNVAPAILEDQLRAHALISQAMVVGDAKPFIAALITIDPEAFDGWKQRNSKPAGSLVADLVNDPDLLAEVDAAVKQANLSVSHAESIRKFRILPVDFTEDTGELTPTMKVKRKVVAEKFADDINALYAKD comes from the coding sequence GTGCGTGAAATTACTGCTCCCGCTCCGTTCACGGTCGGTGAGCACGACAACATCGTCGCCGCGGTGTTCGAACACGAGCGCAACGACCCCGACGCGGTGATCTTCCAACGCCTGATAGACGGCACCTGGACCGATGTCACATGCGCTGCGGCGGCCGCCCAAATCCGTTCTACCGCACTGGGTTTGATCGCAGAGGGCGTCCAGGCCGGCGATCGGGTGGCGATCTTCTCGGCCACCCGCTACGAGTGGGCGATCATCGACTTCGCAATCCTTGCCGTCGGCGCGGTGACCGTGCCGATCTACGAGACCTCGTCCGCGGAGCAGGTGCGCTGGGTGCTGACCGACTCGGCGGCGGTGGTGGCATTCACCGAAACCGACCAGCACGCCTCGATGGTTGTCGAGCTGACCGGTGACCTGCCCGAGCTGCGGCGGGTGCTGCACATCGACGGTTCCGGCCCCAAGGCCCTCGAGCAGCTCGAACAGCTGGGCGCATCGGTCGACCCAGGTGAGCTGACCGCTCGCCTCGAGGCGCTGCGCGCCGACCATCCGGCGACGCTGATCTACACCTCGGGCACCACCGGACGGCCCAAAGGCTGCCAGCTGACGCACTCCAACCTGGTCTACGAGACCCGCGGCGCCAAGGCGGTGCTCCCGACGCTGCTGCACAAAGGTGAGCGGTTGCTTGTGTTCCTGCCGCTGGCACATGTATTGGCTCGTGCGCTGGCGTTGTGCGCGTTCCACAACAAGGTCGTCGTCGGATTCACCAGCGACATCAAGAATCTGGTGCCGATGTTCGCGGTGTTCAAACCGACGGTCGTGGTGTCGGTGCCGCGGGTGTTCGAGAAGGTCTACAACACCGCCGCGCAGAATGCCGCCAACGACGGCAGGGGCCGCATCTTCGACATCGCCGCCCAAACCGCTGTCGACTGGAGCGAGGCGTCCGACAAGGGCGGCCCGAGCCTGCTGCTGCGAGCCAAGCACGCTGTCTTCGATCGGCTGGTGTACCACAAGCTGCGCGCGGCGCTGGGCGGCGACTGCCGGGCATCCGTCTCCGGCGGCGCACCGCTCGGTGCGCGCTTGGGCCACTTCTACCGCGGCGTCGGCCTGACCATCTACGAGGGCTACGGCCTGACCGAGACCAGCGCAGCGATCACCGTCAACCAGGTCGACGCGCTGAAGATCGGCACGGTTGGAAAGTTGTTGCCGGGCAACAGTATCCGCATCGCTGACGACGGCGAACTGCTGCTGCGCGGCGGCGTGGTGTTCGACGGCTATTGGCATAACGAGCAGGCCACCAGCGAGGCGATCGAGGACGGCTGGTTCAAGACCGGCGATTTGGGCGCGGTCGACGAGCAGGGGTTCTTGACGATCACCGGTCGCAAGAAGGAACTCATCGTCACCGCGGGCGGCAAGAACGTCGCGCCCGCGATTCTGGAGGACCAGCTGCGAGCTCACGCACTGATCAGCCAGGCGATGGTGGTCGGCGATGCCAAGCCGTTCATCGCGGCGCTGATCACCATCGACCCCGAGGCGTTCGACGGCTGGAAGCAGCGCAACAGCAAGCCCGCCGGCTCCTTGGTCGCAGATCTGGTCAACGACCCCGATCTGCTGGCCGAGGTGGACGCCGCGGTCAAGCAAGCCAATCTGTCGGTGTCGCACGCGGAGTCGATTCGCAAATTCCGCATCCTGCCGGTCGACTTCACCGAGGACACCGGCGAACTGACGCCGACGATGAAGGTGAAGCGCAAGGTGGTCGCCGAGAAGTTCGCCGACGACATCAACGCGCTCTACGCCAAGGATTAG
- the ripC gene encoding peptidoglycan hydrolase RipC, with amino-acid sequence MVLGGRRVFDRAAKRFAGVALAGLVALSGIAASNVMADPANDAMAKLNELSRQAEQTTEAMHSAQLDLNNKLAAQRTAEKKHTDDQAAADEAKSRLATFQVGVDQYAAAMYMGGRTDGMNAIMTAESPQQLIGKLAVSRVISTAMIAQMATYRATREQAAQAEKESAKSAADAKTAAEQAAAVRAKLQSKQSQLQLQIGIVKSQYLALSPHERTELAAPGPPPPPAAMAAATAPAPEGLAPGMAPGGPGGGPGSGQGAIAVQAALTQVGAPYVWGGAAPGGFDCSGLVMWAFQQAGIALPHSSQAMAHGGQPVSLSDLQPGDVLTFYSDASHAGLYIGDGLMVHSSTFGQPVRVVPMNSSGPIYDARRY; translated from the coding sequence TTGGTGCTAGGCGGTAGGCGCGTGTTCGACCGCGCCGCGAAGCGGTTTGCTGGCGTTGCGCTGGCAGGACTGGTCGCCCTGTCTGGAATCGCTGCCAGCAATGTGATGGCAGACCCGGCCAACGACGCGATGGCAAAGCTCAACGAGTTGTCGCGGCAGGCCGAGCAGACCACGGAAGCGATGCACAGCGCCCAGCTCGACCTCAACAACAAGCTGGCTGCGCAGCGAACCGCCGAGAAGAAGCACACCGACGACCAGGCCGCCGCCGACGAGGCGAAGTCGCGACTGGCAACCTTCCAGGTCGGTGTCGACCAATACGCCGCAGCAATGTATATGGGCGGTCGCACCGACGGCATGAACGCGATCATGACCGCCGAATCCCCGCAGCAGCTGATCGGCAAACTCGCCGTGAGTCGGGTGATCTCCACGGCGATGATCGCCCAGATGGCGACCTACCGCGCCACCCGCGAACAGGCCGCCCAAGCCGAGAAGGAATCCGCGAAATCGGCCGCCGACGCCAAGACCGCCGCCGAACAGGCCGCCGCGGTGCGCGCCAAGCTGCAGTCCAAGCAGAGCCAGTTGCAGCTCCAGATCGGCATCGTCAAGTCGCAGTACCTGGCCTTGAGCCCGCACGAGCGCACCGAGTTGGCCGCGCCGGGGCCTCCGCCGCCGCCGGCCGCGATGGCCGCCGCGACCGCTCCCGCTCCTGAGGGCCTCGCGCCGGGCATGGCACCGGGAGGTCCTGGCGGCGGACCGGGCAGCGGCCAGGGCGCGATCGCCGTCCAGGCCGCATTGACCCAGGTCGGCGCGCCATATGTGTGGGGCGGTGCGGCGCCGGGCGGATTCGACTGTTCGGGCCTGGTGATGTGGGCCTTCCAGCAGGCCGGTATCGCGCTGCCGCACTCCAGCCAGGCGATGGCGCATGGTGGGCAGCCGGTGTCGCTGTCCGACCTGCAGCCCGGTGACGTGTTGACCTTCTATTCCGACGCCTCGCACGCCGGCCTCTACATCGGCGACGGGCTGATGGTCCACTCGTCCACCTTCGGTCAGCCGGTGCGCGTGGTGCCGATGAATTCGTCCGGCCCGATCTACGACGCCCGCCGCTACTGA